The window attattaaacattttatgataGATAAGTCTTTTGAAGCCAGCGCTGTGTCCAGTGAGATACAAGAAAATAAATCTCAAGCAGATACTTATTATAACCATTAACCCCACCCCTGTATCTCATATAAGTTCACTTTTAATTAGCACAAAGTAACAATAATTGATTGGATTGATCACACCTGTATGCCTATAAGGAACTGGTTCTTCTTCTGTTCCATTAATGGTTGaatggttttggtttctttttcttcttttaaatacTGGAAGGAGCTGTTAaatcctgttgttgttttttttatggtgaaagaaaaagtaaaaaaaatatgatttattaagtCAAGTTTTTAATATCGccttttataaacataaattagtaTGATGATAAAAACTGGTAAATCTTGAAGATACAATAGTACTGTTAAAGGTGCATGTAAGGACATTAAATAATGGTACTATCTTAGATGGTAATGGTACTGCCTCTTGAACTCATATAATGCTGTATGTGTAAGAGCTTATAAAGGTTTTGAAAGTTGTATTTTGATTTATCTTACCATGGTTGCAGATGAAGACATAAGGCATAAATCAGAAACTGTCTAATAAAGAGGAACTAGCCAAAACAAAGCATACaacaaaatgaagaagaaaacatAAAAGACTGGAATGAGTTCAtccaaataaaatatgatttcatATTATGAAAAATGTTCAACCAAAATTTATAAGCCATGAAATTTACagtaattaaacagaaaacatatatatatattatttcttttcatacaaAGTAAGTTATTAACTAGTCTTTAATAACATAACACTGATACAATATAATACACAATAACTGTGGTTGGTAATTTCTACAGAAAACACAAGTAAAATCCTTAATGTTACCTCAATACTCTGTGTAAATTTTCATATAAGTTTTAAAGGATACTAAAAATCAAATACAGTGTGCTaaactttagtttttttgttgttttaaaaagatGTAACATGTAGTGTTCCTGAAAAAGATAAAGGTATTGGCTATGTTATCTTGAGGAGCAAAAAGGATTGAACAATGTAAACCCATAAAACGTTTTGCTACCTTGTCTTTCCCAAGTGCTCCAAAGCTGGGTTATTAGCGGAATTTGCTTATCAATTCACTATCATGCTCATTAATAAATCATTCTAGCATGTGACTTGGATACGtggaataataatataaaaatgtgataattatATACACCAATTTGAATTAGATGATTACTTTCGTGAATTATGACACTAATGGATTAAGCTGTACAACcttgaattaattaaaaataatgagaaatcataatgcAAGTACTTGAATAGTTACAAAAATCTACAGCTTTGaactttaaaaactaatttcgattagttggttattttcatgacattaataAACTTAAATCATAATTTCAGTTGCTGGATTTTTTATTCGACACTTATCAACATAACCAATCCTCATTAATAAAGTTAACTGTCAAGTCCTGTTTCTGTTCTAGATTTAACTGTACACAACTTAAAATTTAGTGTCTTTCTTTAAAGAAATATGTCAAGTAAAGATACTATTTGTCTGATAAAATTTAGTAGTGCACTTTTAGTTCATTTTCATTTACCttaactttaaatttttactACAAATCCTAAACCTAACTATATTTCGCATTCACAAGCATGCCCTCTAACGGATTCATTTCACATCACTTGTTGGGCATTAAGTTTAGTAATTAAATAGTGGGTTTTTATAGTTCacagaattttacattttaataaataaagtatggcGAATATATATTTCTCATAAATACTCAAATAGTGGTTTAAAATTCCATAATAGCTTTTAAAATCTCACTGTATAAAAATCAACAGAAACACTCGATAACCTAAATTAGAGGTCGCTTTCAATTCATGACTAACAACTTACCAATTTTGCTAAGAACGAAGGAAGTAACGAAATACTACTTAGTAGGTTAAAAGTATCAAGTTAGTTTTATGCtacagtaaaatacaaaaatcataCAGAAATAAGATTTTCTGGAAGTTCGGAATAAGTAAAATTTCATGCCCAACACTGAAATGACTAAAACGggcttgtaatatatatatttttatttcattgtgcCGAAATtacgtgaaaacaaactttttcagGGCGTCGTTTCGTTTCACGTAAGTATCGTTTGCGGTGTTAAAGCTAGTGAAAGTAGTAGTAATACTGGTAAAGCAAATCTTCATCCCAAACTAATCTTTTACAGACCTACCTGTGAATTTATAAAAACGTCATTGATATTACATTCAATTAttgcaaataaaattaataattatatgtcCGTTGATTGGCTTTCTAAGTCGAACTATCTTAGTCCTAGGAGTAGATTAGTTTTTCGAATTTATAAACTCAAAAATAAAGCTTAAAAGACttgtttgtgttgatttaaaattaaagattaatTCATTTTTGGTCGTCTTAAATCAACGCATAATTATCATAGTTTAAGAAAATCGGATTCTTCAAGTGTTAACTATTTTACATATTTGATActtgaatgtaaaaataaaatgcatcTGCAGGAACTTGACCAAAAGTAAACTAAGTTAAGTTATAGATTAGGTACCTTCCAAACGTACAGTAGGGACTTTATAGTTTTAGAAGTTTTCCTGCATGTTTGTCAAGTTCTGCTGCATAGCTCGATTTCCAGGCAAAGCTAATGAAAATTgcttctttttattatatttgtatcatttctgaaatattcaaatattgtttggtagaaatatttgtattgtagtaatgtaatttttagtaataatatttaaaggataaaaaagtaatatacctaaatattaatgagaaaaattATATTGACTGCTTTTTTGTTTCTACAACATTCCTTTTAATTTATTTGCTGAAGATTCAAAATTTGCAATGGGCAAATTAAGAAGAATGTGGGGAAAGGAAAAAACTTCAgttaatgtgatttttatcacaaacgTTAGGCCTGCTTTGTTTCTAATGCTTTACCAACTTTCAGCATTTAAACTAacctttaaaaaagtaaattaaaagcaatttttaaaacttctgaTAAATGTTGCACCAACAAACCATATAGAATTGTGTATGTATGTgcagttttatatatgtgtgtgtgtcatatATGCACACAATTTCACTAGAAAACTTTCTAAGATTTTTCAGTAGTTttaaacacacgcacacatatgTAAGctcaattataattttaagactTTTAGTGTCTACATTGGAGAGTTAGTTCATAACCTAAAGTTAATTGTTTCAGGTACTACCAGAAGCAGAAATACACAATGCCTCATCATCACTGTTGTGTCATTGGGTGTAAAAGTGACAGCCGTTACACTATTCCTGACCCTGATGATACACCTCTTAAATTTTTTTGCATCCCAagtgcaacaacaaaaaaagatttgCATAATAAGTGGATGGAACTGATAAGAAGACCTGACCTGAGTGTTTCTCGAAACACAAGAGTGTGTTCTCGTCATTTTGTAGATGGTCGTCCAACTCTAGAAAATCCACTTCCTATTCAGAATCTCACACCTGCTTCAGAACATCAAATCTATTTAACCAATTGCACTAACCCACATCAAACATTGTTTGGCATAAAAAACCAAGGAACATGCCTCAGAAAATATTACCCAggagaaaaatcaaagaatatttcaaataaagaaacttcCCAGAAATCTGTTAATCTTCTGgctgtaaagaaacaaaaacttgaagTTAACTCTCGAGTAATCACTGATGACATTTTATCAAATGAGATATATTTTGCCCAGCCAGTTTTGCATGAGTACAAGTCAACTCAAACAAGTTATTTTGCCAAACAGACATTGACAAAAAGTACACAGACAGAAAGTGTTGAAAATGATGACTTAACATGTTCACAAAGGAAATTTTATTCAAGTTCCAAAACCCTACCGTCTACATTGTTACCTTTTATGCAGGTAAAATTACCAGTCCCTTTAAACATTacctttttaaaaaatgatagtatgcaattttgttattatactggGTTCAAAACCTATAcagattttcaaacatatttcgTAGAAGCTGCCTCAAAGCTAAATATTTTTAGCTTTCATCAAGATTATAAAATACAGAAGGATCATGAGTTTGGTGAGAGTAAAAGCAGTAATCTGATTAGAGAACTCTCTACTTTATCATTAGAAAATGCTCTTCTATTGGTCCTGATGGTGAAGAATCTAAGCCTACAGTTTCATGATGTTGCCCATAAATTTCAAGTTTCTGTTTCAACAGTGCAGTATTTAATGGAAAAGTTGAGTcccattttaaacaaagaaattgaGTAACAGTGTATCATATGCATATGTTTAAGAAATTACATCCTCATAAAAACATACtcctgagatttttttttttactggagaAGGGGCCTGTTTTACTTGAAGATAAATTTTAAGCAAAAATTTGTATTCTGCAAGTAATGAAATTTCTCTCTCAAAAACTTGGACAAATTTCTCCATGAACTGTTAAAGCATCAGGTGttattgttttcagtaaattatGATTAGGACTGAGATAattgagatattttaaaatgcattgtttAGAGCTACAGTTTTTATGGTTATTGATTTTGCTGCAGGATTTTAAATTGAACTAAGCTGATCAGTCTCGGTTGTAATCTTCATAAatgctttcaaattattttagtaagtCACCAGTTTTCTAACTTCACCAATATGTAAATTTATGGATAGTATCATTCTTATTTGGATTATTCtttttatagtaaaatttttaaaatcgTGTTGACCAAATTTAGGAATGATGcctttttaaaaactataaaaaagatTTTCTTTTCTCATGTGATGATATGCAATGATCTATACGTACAAGTTTATTGTAATTCAACATAATTAATTcaagtaatttttaatacatatagaCACATACACAGAGTtgcagtaaataaaatatatatttattaaacactcAATTAGGTTGCATGAGATAGTGTaaagtaatgtatttatttattattgatattttaagaattgtttttgAATGATAGTAATAGACATaggtttgaattattttaaaccttgtaaacattttcataaaaaaaatacaaattgtgAGATGTAATGCTCTTTGATCTGTTACACATGTTCattctttgatatattttatgttcCACCATattttgacaaatcaaaagtaactgatgaaaataagtgtttaagtttatttaacaaGTTGGTAGgcatatacaaaaattaattacaactGCTATTTTTCAGTAGTTTCTAATATACCTTAAGTATTCTATTGCACTTCATTACTTAAGGTATTTAGCATTTATAAATGTCCTGTGTCTTGGTGGATAACAGTCAGTATGTCTTGATGAATCATAGAAAAGGATTTATGCATTTTACTGATTTGGACATTTGTACGGTGTGAggtaattaaaaaatactttccAGTTGGCACCTAATTAATGATAATGCAATACAGATTTTCTACATGTTTTTCCACAAGTCACAGGTAATTTTAATACATGCAGTAAAGTATGAATACATCAAGTtatattataaatgaataaaataagatCTAGAACACATCTCTAATGTACGCTTGGATTCTTTAAAACAGCCTGACATGTTGGCAAAGACTTTTTTTTAGGAAATTGTGGAGTAAAAGAAATTATTCTTATCTagatcaaatattatttatatagttcatAAATCCAAAAGTAGGTTTTAAGTTTGTGTTTGAGCTACTAATATTTAGTTAGATAAaaagtgtaaatatattattatagttactGTTATTGAGTTGTTTCTTTCTCTCAGGGTATAACACATACAAATTTGTCACTTTGACGTTAGAGTTATGTTTATTCTCCTGCACGTGTAggatgttttgttaaaaatagtacaatataaattattttttgttttgtaatgttaatatttcatatatttttattaccagtgtaattggtttgtttgacattttaacatttaaaatgaacTAAAAGAGACGTGTTATATACATAGCACTGATGCTGATATATATTAGTCAACAAACAGTAAATTGTGCACATTCTAGAACAGTTTGGATATATGAAGCATCCAACTATAATTAAATGAACAAGCCTGTAGGAACAGAGACATCTAGAGGGGGTTAGACCCCACATTTTTTTTGTCTTaggtcatgattttatttatgcATCTTTTTAGCATGCATATGCAAATAGGATATTTCTGTTAATTTATAATGAGCAGTTCTGTGCAAAACACTTGGTTGTTGACAGAGGCACTGATTTTACACTTTTGCACAAAGTGTCAAGGATTAGCTGTCTGTCTGGATCCAGGACAATGTCTCATCTTCATGGTAACTGACTTTTGCTTGAAAACAAACTAAGTTTAGATATTGCATTCACattcataaatacagatttttgCACAAATTTGgcattactttgataaagcataagatggATCCTTTGTGAAAAATTTTAACTATAAAACTTGAATgtggtaatcaaatgaagtcgaccaccaaaatttctctgatttttataaatattcagtgaTGTTTCAACTGTGGGCAATTgctttaagtttttctttacatgattTGAATTGTCATAGTTTTTTTAtgttcagacaaaattgtttttatcatataaGTATGCCTTCTATGCTTTCTAATCATTTTTGacaatttttagtatattgtattcaactgaaacatATGTTTGGcagttgttttattgaaatagaaccatttttCTAATGAGATGCCAATTTTATGCAAAAATGTGCCAAATGTTTTGCTACAAGGTATACTTTCTCATCTCGAAAAATACAAgatataattaccaaattacctacttaattagattctcactttaaaacaaacaaactttcaagatgttatcaaaaaagtaataaagttaTTTGGGTGAGACACTGTCCATATTCCCATCTGCCTATGAAGATAATCCTATAGTCctgttattacatttgtatacagctaaaaaatacagttaatatctTATCATTAAGAGTTAATGCAACAGTTATTCTAATTAGCTAAAGTTTCCATTTGAAGTGAAATTTGTAGtatcagttattaattatacaGGACTACTCACTGATCTAGCATTTGTGAAGTGAAATCTTCCAAATCATAACTGATCACATTTATTaaaaagtgtaaagaaaaatacCTTTGAAACAGAAGATATCTGATAGTATTTTTAACTCAGTTTTGAAACCTCTTTGGGTAACCTTGATGGATAAGGATGGATCTTTAAGTAAGTGCAGGCCAGTGCTTTATAGTGGAATAGTACATAATACATTAAAACGACATATCAAAGAAGTGCCAAAAATAGTTTTGACTATAACTCTTGTAATAATGCCTTCAAGAATAAAAAGTATAGAATCAAATACAGCTACACGTAACTagcttaaaaattactttttctgtatgtgtgaatttatgtcattaataATGTACTGATATCTATGTGATGTCTTATGGTTCATTTGATATCAAAAATCAAGCAAGACACAAAGTTATTGTAGCACATGTTCTTGCCATGGATATTGGTCCAAAAACTTTGAGATAGGGTTAGCTTTTTGGAAAGTATGAACATTTATAGGTTTAGAtgattttgaaagaaagaagatccTTCTTTTAGAAATACATCATTGTGAAGGTGTACtgagttacctctttttttttataattttgaagttaaaaaatacttttgttagaaatgttttaatggaGATCATGTTTGTTGGCTCACTTTGCTCTGAGTCAGACAAATAGTAATTTTGTATCAGTATAATTTTTAGCCAAGACATAGAAGCTTATAGAATTGTGCTGAGTTTgttcgttgttgtttttgttcaagtACAATCTTTTAGTTCATAACTTTGTCATCTCTTGACAAATTTacatctaattacagttttggactcaggaagtCAAACCCTTTCAATTAAATGTATTTGATCATTTAcaaggtctcataaattaatttactgtaattctaactaaaagaatttcagtttgaagGTAGGCTGGTAGAGAGATCCTGATGAGTTATAAAACTTAAGTGAATATATGCATGTAACATGCTTGGCATTGCTGGCACAAAAAATGTatctaataaaaaggaaaaaggtATCCTAGATTAATTTATactaattctgcctaaaagaatttcaagtgctgcaGCTATtgacaactgtttgttttttaatctaaataGATCCATGAGTGCAACATAAccatattataactttatttttctcttcatttaAAAGTTCTTAATGAGTAAGTAATAATAAAGGCAGCTTtctaaatgtaaaaatgtatttgtatttgcAGCATTTACGAttgcaatgctagaaaccaggtttgatatgcatagcacagatagcccattgctgAGCTTTTAAGCTTTAATACAAAAAACAGCCTTTCTGTTACagtgtataaatgtaaatatattttatctctttGAGATAATTAAACTAATCATTTGTAACTTatgaacaaaatttaataacaagctattttttattgttttagaattttttatagttataattgtttaaaaattgaaatttgtaatttcttATAAGCATTTGGAAAGATAGTGCTAGTTTATCATGTTTAAGTTCTGTTTCATTTATAGACAAAACAGATTGATATATTTAAAACCTCAAGTTTTTGtgatgttatttttaaatcaacTTGAAATTTGTTTCAGTGCCATTAAACTTGTACAGTCATTCCTTTTCAATGTTCTCTGGCTGTAATACTTTACAAGATTCACTATTTAACATTAGCTATCTGTTGTTTCACTAATATTGATTGTTCATTTATTTAATGGTGTTCAGTGATCTTCAAGATTTAATTGCTGTgtgtatgttattaacacattttgaaatgtttgcATTTTTTGgaaactgaatataaaaaaattccaTGCCTATAGAGTGGgattaatgtaatatattaatcCTGTTTCATGGACTTTATGAAAGTGGCTAACAGAGTTAAAGCTAACTGATAGAACAGTGTAGGTGTTATTGAAATCAGGAAATGACAGTTCTGGATTATAAAGTCAAGTTATAGACAAGTTTTATTGAAGGTTAATAAtatattgtgatatttattttttgtgtatttgaaCATAGAACATATTCCTTACTccacaaaacattaaatcttagAGGTAAACCAGATGTGCTGTATTTGAGTGGGTATAAAGTAATACTTAGaatgaattattttcttataCAAGTATGTATACATAGGACTAATGGTTTGGTCTTTCTGTATGGTGTTaacttgtgtgtttttaattattaatttatttaatacttgtaattagATAACTCAGTTTCTATTGTTATTTCATTGggtataatatatgtatgtgatTACAGTGATTTATTTGGTTAGGGTTTATGAAGGAAAACTCAGAAATTCTCAGATAAAAACCTTAAACATCAGCACTGTAACTACAAACATGAATGAGACTGGTAACGTAGTAAATTAATAACATGAAAGTagacatgaaaattaaaattcttagTTTGTTAGTTAGTGCAGAAACCAGGTTGGGATACATCAGACTACTCATCTATGCAAATTCTAGTCAAACATAACATTTCTTGTGTTAAATACAACAAAGGAAAAgtgttataaaaacacatactTCTAATTAAAGTTAATGTAGGTATATCTTTCTCCAtagacataaatatttatttagcctgactacagtttgtaa of the Tachypleus tridentatus isolate NWPU-2018 chromosome 13, ASM421037v1, whole genome shotgun sequence genome contains:
- the LOC143238083 gene encoding uncharacterized protein LOC143238083, yielding MPHHHCCVIGCKSDSRYTIPDPDDTPLKFFCIPSATTKKDLHNKWMELIRRPDLSVSRNTRVCSRHFVDGRPTLENPLPIQNLTPASEHQIYLTNCTNPHQTLFGIKNQGTCLRKYYPGEKSKNISNKETSQKSVNLLAVKKQKLEVNSRVITDDILSNEIYFAQPVLHEYKSTQTSYFAKQTLTKSTQTESVENDDLTCSQRKFYSSSKTLPSTLLPFMQVKLPVPLNITFLKNDSMQFCYYTGFKTYTDFQTYFVEAASKLNIFSFHQDYKIQKDHEFGESKSSNLIRELSTLSLENALLLVLMVKNLSLQFHDVAHKFQVSVSTVQYLMEKLSPILNKEIE